Proteins found in one uncultured Desulfuromonas sp. genomic segment:
- a CDS encoding DUF4194 domain-containing protein, whose protein sequence is MTPYSETTETAEGAADQSPDLSAVVIPLFKGVVYLDDNPRLWNSLLALQARVRDYVALLGLELIVDEAEGYAFLRSRAENDDQGEGDALPRLVARRQLSFPVSLLLALLRKKLAEFDAGGGDTRLILSRDEIVELIRVFLPAGSNETRLIDQVDTHLNKVANLGFVRRLRGQAQTFEVRRILKAFVDAQWLAEFDRRLMDYQRQLAGESADE, encoded by the coding sequence ATGACGCCGTACTCTGAAACGACCGAGACCGCTGAAGGGGCCGCGGACCAATCGCCGGATCTTTCGGCGGTGGTGATTCCGCTGTTCAAAGGCGTGGTCTACCTCGACGACAATCCACGGCTGTGGAATAGCTTGCTCGCGTTGCAGGCCCGTGTGCGCGATTATGTGGCGTTACTCGGTCTGGAACTGATTGTGGATGAGGCCGAAGGCTATGCTTTTTTGCGCTCCAGAGCGGAAAATGACGACCAGGGTGAGGGCGATGCGTTGCCCCGGCTGGTGGCGCGGCGGCAACTGTCCTTTCCGGTAAGTCTGCTGTTGGCGTTGCTGCGCAAGAAATTGGCGGAATTCGATGCCGGTGGCGGTGACACGCGTCTGATTTTATCACGCGACGAGATTGTTGAACTGATTCGGGTGTTTTTACCCGCCGGTAGCAATGAAACCCGCTTGATCGACCAGGTGGACACCCATTTGAACAAAGTGGCCAACCTCGGATTTGTCCGTCGTTTGCGTGGACAGGCACAGACCTTTGAGGTGCGGCGCATTCTCAAAGCGTTTGTTGATGCCCAGTGGTTGGCCGAGTTTGACCGGCGTCTGATGGATTATCAGCGGCAGTTGGCGGGAGAAAGCGCGGATGAGTGA
- a CDS encoding DUF3322 domain-containing protein, with protein MTWTTPADLKAQVQRLWERGRLLAPLVNDESLFPRRLTLKGPGSRQLSERFSEVRDWIGQLSAAAGPYRIEWRSVNHRVLGNNTIPATIWIDTLEDALRLIGKKRDTDQFAALVELTRAQQPGLLPWLAKRPLRVLELAESWSQLLAVVAWLLEHPRPSIYLRQIDLPGVHTKLIEAHRGVLAELFDLVLPDESIDEAYTGIGGFCRRYGFLDKPSRVRFRMLDPNVPLLPLEADQDITLTQAAFASLALPVSKVYITENEINFLAFPHVPDAMVIFGAGYGFDTLTTATWLDEKDIYYWGDIDTHGFAILNQLRRYFPHVKSFLMDQKTLLNHRSLWGTEDSPEQANLGRLNAEEGALYDHLRQNKWGERIRLEQERIQFDVLLEVLHQLR; from the coding sequence ATGACGTGGACGACCCCCGCCGATCTCAAGGCTCAGGTGCAACGGCTCTGGGAGCGCGGTCGGTTGCTCGCGCCCCTGGTGAACGACGAATCGCTCTTTCCTCGGCGTCTGACGCTCAAAGGTCCTGGCTCGCGGCAACTGAGCGAACGTTTTTCCGAGGTACGGGACTGGATCGGCCAATTGTCCGCAGCCGCCGGTCCCTATCGGATTGAATGGCGCAGCGTCAACCACCGCGTCCTCGGGAACAACACGATCCCCGCAACCATCTGGATCGATACGTTGGAGGATGCACTCCGGCTGATCGGAAAGAAGCGGGACACGGATCAGTTTGCCGCATTGGTTGAATTGACCCGAGCACAACAGCCCGGATTGCTGCCCTGGCTGGCAAAACGGCCGTTACGCGTTTTGGAGTTGGCTGAATCCTGGTCGCAGCTACTGGCGGTTGTCGCCTGGTTGCTTGAGCATCCCCGCCCCTCGATTTATCTGCGTCAGATTGACCTCCCAGGGGTTCATACCAAGTTGATCGAAGCGCATCGCGGTGTGCTGGCGGAACTTTTCGATCTCGTGCTGCCGGATGAGTCTATTGATGAAGCGTACACGGGCATCGGCGGGTTCTGTCGTCGTTATGGTTTTCTCGATAAACCTTCGCGCGTACGTTTTCGGATGTTAGATCCGAATGTGCCGTTGTTGCCGCTGGAAGCGGATCAGGACATCACCCTGACCCAGGCCGCTTTCGCTTCACTGGCGTTGCCGGTATCGAAAGTTTATATCACTGAAAACGAGATCAATTTTCTGGCTTTTCCGCATGTCCCTGATGCGATGGTGATCTTCGGGGCGGGATACGGGTTCGACACGCTCACAACCGCAACATGGTTGGATGAAAAGGACATCTACTATTGGGGGGATATCGATACCCACGGCTTTGCCATCCTCAATCAATTACGCCGTTATTTTCCTCACGTTAAGTCGTTTCTCATGGATCAGAAGACACTTCTGAATCACAGGTCGCTTTGGGGAACTGAGGACTCCCCTGAACAGGCAAATCTTGGCCGCTTAAATGCAGAGGAAGGTGCTCTGTATGATCACCTGCGCCAAAACAAATGGGGAGAACGCATCAGGCTTGAGCAAGAGAGGATACAGTTTGATGTATTGCTTGAGGTGTTGCACCAGTTGCGGTGA
- a CDS encoding DUF3375 domain-containing protein, giving the protein MALDYTTLETLRQNHPAWKLLCARQAPLVASFLHRVFIVPNTRFMAQADLVEALEDELFVLREQQGAQAFPGSAQSYLNDWADNDKGWLRKFYPPGSDEPHFDLTPSTEKALAWLESLAQRAFVGTESRLLTLFELLRQMHEGSRDDPRERLAELRKRRDDIDAEIDRVKAGEISLLDETALKDRFQQFLQLARDLLTDFREVEDNFRILDRRVRERIALWQGSKGALLEEIMGERDAIADSDQGKSFQAFWDFLMSRSRQEELTGLLDQVLTLPPIAELHPEPRLRRVHYDWLEAGEHTQRTVARLSQQLRRFLDDQAWLENRRIMEILQQVETRALSVREAPPGGMFMQLDGDAPEIELPFERPLYRPPVKPLLTEIVLTEGDADIDTAALYAQIVVDRGELTRHIRQLLQTQSQVTLNDVVAHHPLRHGLAELVTYLHLACDWPHCTTDDTHVDVVEWQTEEGGVRRARLPRVIFMRETT; this is encoded by the coding sequence ATGGCCCTTGATTACACCACATTGGAGACGCTGCGGCAGAATCATCCGGCCTGGAAACTGCTGTGCGCCCGCCAGGCGCCGCTGGTGGCGAGTTTTCTGCATCGGGTGTTTATCGTTCCCAACACCCGGTTCATGGCGCAGGCCGATCTGGTCGAAGCGTTGGAGGACGAACTGTTTGTGCTGCGCGAGCAGCAAGGCGCGCAGGCCTTTCCCGGCTCTGCGCAGAGTTATCTCAATGACTGGGCGGACAACGACAAGGGCTGGCTGCGCAAATTTTATCCGCCGGGATCAGATGAACCCCATTTTGACCTGACGCCATCGACGGAAAAGGCCTTAGCCTGGTTGGAAAGTCTCGCGCAACGGGCGTTTGTCGGCACGGAATCGCGCCTGCTCACCTTATTTGAACTACTGCGTCAGATGCACGAAGGTAGCCGGGATGATCCGCGCGAGCGCTTGGCTGAGTTGCGCAAACGGCGCGATGACATTGACGCCGAAATCGACCGGGTTAAAGCCGGTGAGATTTCACTGCTTGATGAGACGGCACTCAAGGATCGCTTCCAGCAATTCTTACAGCTGGCACGCGACCTGCTCACGGATTTTCGTGAGGTGGAGGATAACTTTCGGATTCTGGATCGGCGGGTGCGGGAACGCATTGCCTTATGGCAAGGCTCCAAGGGCGCTTTGCTCGAAGAGATCATGGGCGAGCGCGACGCCATTGCCGATTCGGATCAGGGCAAAAGTTTTCAGGCGTTTTGGGATTTTCTCATGTCGCGCAGCCGTCAGGAAGAACTGACCGGATTGCTGGATCAGGTTCTGACCTTGCCGCCCATTGCCGAGTTACACCCTGAGCCGCGTCTGCGGCGGGTTCATTACGATTGGCTGGAAGCGGGGGAACACACGCAGCGCACCGTGGCCCGGCTGTCACAGCAACTGCGCCGCTTTCTCGATGATCAGGCCTGGTTGGAAAATCGTCGCATCATGGAGATTCTTCAGCAGGTCGAAACCAGGGCGCTGAGCGTGCGCGAGGCACCGCCGGGCGGCATGTTCATGCAACTTGACGGTGACGCACCGGAGATAGAGTTGCCGTTTGAACGCCCCTTGTACCGGCCGCCGGTTAAACCATTACTGACGGAGATAGTGTTGACCGAGGGGGACGCCGACATCGATACGGCGGCGCTTTATGCCCAGATCGTGGTGGATCGCGGCGAATTGACCCGACATATTCGCCAGCTGTTGCAAACTCAGAGCCAGGTCACGTTGAACGATGTGGTGGCGCACCACCCCTTGCGCCACGGTCTGGCGGAACTGGTCACTTATCTGCACTTGGCCTGTGATTGGCCGCACTGCACCACGGATGATACCCATGTGGACGTTGTGGAATGGCAGACGGAAGAGGGCGGTGTTCGTCGCGCCCGGCTGCCGCGAGTTATTTTTATGAGGGAAACAACATGA
- a CDS encoding ATP-binding protein, with protein MSEETLDLEFIGDDALTGFRLQRLEVFNWGTFDKHVWTLQLNGRNALLTGDIGSGKSTLVDAVTTLLVPSQKIAYNKAAGAETRERSLRSYTLGFYKSERQETLGNAKPVALRDHTSYSVILGVFHNAGYDKTVTLAQVFWMKDTAGQPARFFAACEQELSISGDFCQFGSEMTTLRKRLRGAGVSIFDSFPPYGAWFRRRFGIDNEQALDLFHQTVSLKSVGNLTAFVRGHMLEPFDVAPRIEALLHHFDDLNRAHAAVLKAKQQVSLLEPLVADGALHGKRVEQSLTFRACRDALRPWFAGLKSGLLEKRLTLLEEELGRHQTHIIRLEDSQRARKDEERTLHRTMAENGGDRIEQLGEQIRDKEREQERRREKAGRYENLIRPLELSFPADADAFIALRQQCETLRAQEAEQENRTQNELNESGVFFTRLRQDRDQLQAEINGLKARRSNIDEKQVVLRRTLCAALEIAEQDVPFVGELLRVRDEEHAWEGAIERLLRSFGLSLLVPEQHYAQVAAWVDDTHLKGRLVYYRVREKRQTAPLPTLHADSLVRKLAIKPDSPHYEWLEREIAHRFDLACCRTQDQFRREKKAITPHGQIKQPGGRHEKDDRHRLDDRRRYVLGWSNEAKIAVLEANGRKLEKQLGEFADELALLQQRQRDLKTRLETLNKLDEYRDFCELDWQPLAVDIARLSEERRQLQEASDVLKTLGKQLADLEAALVQGEQQLKERYERRAKTEQKIDDARQLFQQTQELSRAASPEQIAVFDQLDDLRDPALGDHQLTVESCDNREREMRDWLQGKIDTEEAAIKRLRDRIIDAMRTFSTTYPLETQEMDVAVESLDEYRALLDQLQADDLPRFEARFKELLNENTIREVANFQSQLAREQEEIKERIQRINQSLTQIDYNPNRYIALEAQTTHDADIRDFQADLRACTEGTLTGSDDAQYSEAKFLQVRGIIERFRGREGTTDLDRRWTTKVTDVRNWFSFAASERWREDDSEYEHYADSGGKSGGQKEKLAYTVLAASLAYQFGLEWGAVRSRSFRFVVIDEAFGRGSDESAQYGLRLFSQLNLQLLIVTPLQKIHIIEPFVAGVGFVHNEDGRNSVLRNLSIEEYRAEKQRIQG; from the coding sequence ATGAGTGAGGAGACCCTGGATCTTGAGTTTATCGGTGACGATGCCCTGACCGGCTTCCGTCTGCAGCGCCTTGAAGTGTTTAATTGGGGAACCTTTGATAAACATGTGTGGACGTTGCAACTGAACGGCCGCAACGCTTTGCTCACCGGTGATATCGGTTCCGGCAAGTCCACCTTGGTTGATGCCGTGACCACGTTGCTGGTGCCAAGCCAGAAAATTGCTTACAACAAGGCGGCCGGAGCGGAAACGCGCGAACGCAGCCTGCGTTCCTATACCTTGGGTTTTTACAAATCGGAACGGCAGGAAACCCTCGGCAATGCGAAACCCGTGGCCCTGCGCGATCACACCAGCTATTCGGTCATCCTCGGTGTTTTTCACAACGCCGGTTACGATAAAACCGTGACCCTGGCTCAGGTGTTCTGGATGAAAGACACCGCCGGACAACCGGCCCGATTTTTTGCCGCCTGCGAACAAGAGCTTTCCATCAGCGGTGATTTTTGTCAATTCGGCAGCGAGATGACCACGCTGCGCAAACGGCTGCGTGGTGCCGGAGTCAGCATTTTCGACAGCTTTCCGCCCTATGGTGCCTGGTTCAGGCGTCGTTTCGGCATTGACAACGAACAGGCGCTGGACCTTTTTCATCAGACCGTTTCCCTTAAATCCGTCGGCAATCTCACCGCATTCGTGCGCGGGCACATGCTTGAACCCTTTGATGTCGCGCCGCGTATTGAGGCATTGCTGCACCATTTCGACGACCTCAATCGTGCCCACGCAGCCGTGCTCAAAGCCAAACAGCAAGTGAGCCTGCTTGAACCGCTGGTGGCGGACGGTGCGCTTCATGGCAAACGTGTTGAACAAAGTTTGACATTCCGGGCCTGCCGCGACGCGTTGCGTCCCTGGTTTGCCGGATTGAAGAGTGGCCTGCTGGAGAAGCGCCTGACCTTGCTCGAAGAGGAGTTGGGCCGCCATCAGACCCATATTATCCGGCTGGAGGACAGTCAACGCGCCCGCAAAGATGAAGAGCGTACTTTGCATCGTACCATGGCTGAGAACGGCGGCGACCGGATTGAACAGCTCGGTGAACAGATCCGCGACAAGGAGCGCGAACAGGAACGACGCCGGGAAAAGGCCGGACGCTATGAGAACCTGATCCGTCCGCTGGAGCTGTCTTTTCCCGCCGACGCGGATGCGTTTATCGCGTTGAGACAGCAGTGCGAAACCTTGCGTGCCCAGGAGGCGGAGCAGGAAAACCGGACCCAGAACGAACTCAATGAATCCGGCGTGTTTTTTACCCGTTTGCGTCAGGATCGCGATCAACTCCAGGCTGAAATCAACGGCTTAAAAGCGCGACGCAGCAATATCGATGAAAAACAGGTCGTGTTGCGTCGCACTCTGTGCGCGGCATTGGAGATCGCCGAACAGGACGTGCCGTTTGTCGGTGAGCTGCTGCGGGTGCGCGACGAAGAACACGCCTGGGAGGGGGCCATTGAGCGGCTGTTGCGTTCTTTCGGTCTGTCGCTGCTGGTGCCGGAGCAGCATTACGCCCAGGTTGCGGCCTGGGTGGACGACACCCACCTCAAGGGACGCTTGGTGTATTATCGCGTCCGTGAAAAACGCCAAACTGCGCCGTTGCCGACGCTGCATGCCGACTCACTGGTACGCAAACTGGCCATCAAACCGGATTCGCCCCATTATGAATGGCTGGAACGGGAAATTGCCCATCGCTTTGATTTGGCCTGTTGCCGAACACAGGATCAGTTTCGCCGTGAAAAAAAAGCGATCACCCCGCACGGCCAGATTAAACAGCCGGGCGGACGGCATGAAAAGGATGATCGACATCGGCTTGATGATCGCAGGCGTTATGTGCTGGGCTGGAGCAATGAGGCTAAAATTGCGGTCCTCGAAGCGAACGGGCGCAAACTGGAAAAGCAACTGGGGGAATTCGCCGATGAGCTTGCCTTGTTGCAACAGCGCCAGCGTGATCTTAAAACCCGCCTGGAGACGTTGAACAAACTCGACGAATACCGCGACTTTTGTGAGCTGGATTGGCAACCGCTGGCCGTAGACATTGCCCGCCTCAGCGAAGAGCGTCGTCAGCTGCAAGAAGCGTCCGATGTGCTGAAAACGTTGGGCAAGCAGCTTGCCGACCTGGAAGCCGCGTTGGTTCAGGGCGAGCAACAACTCAAAGAGCGCTATGAACGGCGCGCCAAGACCGAGCAGAAAATCGACGATGCCCGCCAGCTTTTTCAGCAGACACAAGAATTGAGCCGTGCCGCATCCCCTGAACAGATCGCCGTTTTTGACCAACTCGACGATCTGCGTGACCCGGCCCTCGGTGACCACCAGCTCACGGTTGAATCCTGTGATAATCGCGAGCGGGAGATGCGCGACTGGCTGCAGGGCAAAATCGATACGGAAGAGGCGGCTATCAAGCGGCTGCGCGACCGGATCATTGATGCCATGCGCACCTTCAGCACCACCTATCCTTTGGAAACGCAGGAGATGGATGTGGCTGTGGAATCCCTGGACGAATACCGGGCTTTGCTGGATCAGTTGCAAGCGGACGATCTGCCCCGTTTTGAGGCACGCTTCAAGGAATTGCTCAACGAAAACACCATCCGCGAGGTGGCCAATTTCCAGTCGCAACTGGCGCGCGAGCAGGAGGAGATCAAAGAGCGCATCCAGCGCATCAATCAGTCTCTAACCCAGATTGACTACAACCCCAATCGTTATATCGCCCTGGAAGCACAGACCACCCATGATGCCGATATCCGTGATTTTCAGGCCGATCTGCGTGCCTGCACCGAAGGGACGCTCACCGGCTCGGACGATGCCCAATATTCCGAAGCGAAATTCCTCCAGGTGCGCGGTATCATCGAACGCTTTCGCGGCCGGGAAGGGACGACGGATCTTGATCGGCGCTGGACAACCAAGGTCACGGACGTGCGTAACTGGTTCAGTTTCGCCGCCAGCGAACGGTGGCGCGAGGACGACAGTGAATATGAGCACTATGCCGATTCCGGCGGTAAGTCGGGAGGGCAGAAGGAAAAGCTCGCCTACACCGTGCTGGCTGCCAGTCTGGCCTATCAATTCGGTTTGGAGTGGGGCGCGGTGCGATCCCGTTCATTCCGTTTCGTGGTGATTGACGAGGCATTCGGCCGCGGCTCAGATGAATCGGCGCAGTATGGATTACGGCTATTCTCTCAGCTCAACCTGCAGTTGCTGATCGTCACGCCGTTGCAGAAAATCCATATCATTGAGCCTTTTGTCGCCGGTGTCGGCTTTGTCCACAATGAAGATGGCCGAAATTCCGTCTTACGCAATCTGAGCATTGAGGAATACCGGGCCGAGAAGCAAAGGATCCAAGGATGA